Proteins encoded in a region of the Anas acuta chromosome 13, bAnaAcu1.1, whole genome shotgun sequence genome:
- the C1GALT1C1 gene encoding C1GALT1-specific chaperone 1, with the protein MVSESSSFIKGVVLGGVFCVLVTLLGHFKMGHGTRAHHHEHHHLQAPNKEDVLNLSEDERLELSQSIRVFCIILVKPKDLGHWAAVKETWSKHCDKAEFYSSENIKVFNSVVLDTNDMWMMMRKAYKLTYERYKDEFNWFFLAYPTTFAIIENLKYFLLKKDPTQPFYIGHTVKSGDLEYVDSEGGIVLSIGSLRRLSRIFEDTDKCPEQGGMIWKLSEDKQLAVCLKYTGVIAENAEDSEGKDIFNTKSVNTLIKEAMANHPEQVVDGCCSDMAITFNGLTPNHMHVMMYGVYRLRPYGHTYNDALIFLPPEGSDND; encoded by the coding sequence ATGGTTTCCGAAAGCAGTTCGTTCATTAAAGGTGTGGTGTTAGGAGGAGTCTTCTGCGTGCTGGTTACTCTTCTCGGGCATTTTAAGATGGGTCATGGGACTAGAGCACATCACCACGAGCACCATCATCTCCAGGCTCCCAACAAAGAAGATGTCTTGAATCTTTCCGAAGATGAGCGTCTGGAGCTCAGTCAGAGTATCCGTGTTTTTTGTATCATCCTTGTGAAACCTAAGGACCTTGGGCACTGGGCTGCAGTGAAAGAGACATGGAGCAAGCACTGTGACAAGGCAGAATTCTACAGCTCCGAGAACATCAAAGTGTTTAATTCGGTAGTCCTCGACACAAATGATATGTGGATGATGATGAGAAAAGCTTACAAGTTAACATATGAGCGCTACAAAGATGAATTCAACTGGTTCTTCCTAGCCTATCCAACAACATTTGCTATTATTGAAAATCTCAAGTATTTCTTACTGAAAAAAGACCCTACACAGCCTTTTTACATAGGCCATACTGTGAAATCTGGTGACCTGGAGTACGTAGATAGTGAGGGAGGAATCGTTTTAAGCATCGGATCACTAAGACGACTTTCCCGTATTTTTGAAGACACTGACAAGtgcccagagcagggaggtATGATTTGGAAACTTTCTGAGGATAAACAGCTAGCAGTATGCCTGAAGTATACTGGAGTGATTGCTGAAAACGCAGAAGACTCAGAAGGAAAAGACATCTTTAATACCAAGTCAGTCAACACTCTCATCAAAGAAGCAATGGCTAATCACCCTGAGCAGGTGGTAGATGGCTGCTGCTCAGACATGGCCATCACTTTCAATGGACTGACCCCCAACCATATGCACGTGATGATGTATGGTGTTTATAGACTGAGACCCTATGGTCACACTTATAATGATGCACTCATCTTCTTGCCACCTGAAGGTTCAGACAATGACTGA